In Spirochaeta thermophila DSM 6578, the DNA window GTGTGCGGGAGAAGGGGCTCATCGCCGACGACAAGCTCTTCTTCCTGGCCACCATAGAGAAGGCGAAGTTCAGACGCCAGGTGAGACCGGGTGACAGGGTGAAGCTGGTGATCACCAACCAGCGGATCTCGAGCCGCATGATAAAACAGAGCGGCAAGGCCTATGTGGGCGACGAGCTCGCCGCCGAGGCCGAATGGCTCTGCCTGGTGGGGGATGTCCCAGCAGAGGTGAAATGATGGAGAGGAGGGGCCGTCGCCCCTCCTCTTTGATTCTATCGAGAGGAGCGTTTATGAGTACGGTATACGAGACCCTGCCTCAACGTATGAGGCGAAAGATCCTCGAAGAGTTCCCCGAGGCAGTCGCCCTCTATGTGAAAGACTCCCAGGGGGTCTTCCAGCCCACACCGTACAGGGAGTGGTGGTCCACGGTGAAGGAGACGGCGGCCGGGCTCAAGGACATGGGAATCGAGCGGGGCGAACACGTGGGGCTCATAAGCGACAACAGGTGGGAGTGGATCACCTTGGACATGGCGCTACTCTCCCTGGGCGCGGTGGACGTGCCGCGGGGAAGCGATTCTACGGCGGAGGAGATCGCCTACATCCTCTCGCACGCAGAGTGCACGCGGGTCATCATAGAAAAACCAGATCTGGTGAAAAAAGTCTTCTCCCGAAAGGAGCAACTTGGAGGACTCTCCCAGGTGATCCTCATTGAAGGCACCCCGGAAGAGTGTGAGCTCCCTGAGGGTGTTGCGTGCACCACGTTCGGTGAATTAAGAGAGAAGGGAAAGGCCCTCCTCTCCCAGGACCCCCAGCTCATCGATCGAGAGATAGATCAGGGAACGGGCGACGACCTCGCCACCATCATCTACACCTCCGGTACGACGGGAGAGCCCAAAGGAGTGATGCTCCCCCACCGCAGCTTCATCTTTCAGATCGACAAACTCAAGAAACCTCTCGACGTCGAGGTGGGAGACATCTTTCTCTCCATCCTCCCGATATGGCATTCCTTCGAACGTGCCGTGGACTATGTTCTCATGGAACGCGGAGGCGCCGTGGCCTATTCGAAACCGGTGGGGAAGATCCTTCTCGAGGATATGGCCAAGGTGAGCCCGCAGTGGCTCGCTGCGGTTCCCCGGGTCTTCGAAGGGATACGGAACGCGGTCTACCGCAACGTGAACAAGGGCCCGGCCGTCTCCAGGGTCCTCTTCCACTTCTTCGTGGGGGTGGGACAGCTCTATGCCTATTTCTCCAACATGTTCCGCGGACTTCTGCCCGACTTCCTCCCCCGGAACCGCATCCTCGACAAGGTGGTGGCCTTCCTCCCCCTCGTGCTCCTCGCCCCCTTCCGTGGCCTCGGAGAGGTACTCGTCTTTCGAAAGCTCAAGGCAAAACTCGGCGGCAGGTTCAAGACGGGCGTTTCGGGTGGTGGTGCCCTCCCCCCCCATGTGGACACTTTTTTCCAGGCCGTGGGCATCCAGGTCCTCGAGGGCTACGGCCTCACCGAGACAGGGCCTGTGCTCGCCGTGCGGAACCAAAAGGCCCCCATGGTGGGTACGGTGGGGCCCCTCCTCGACGAGGTGGAGTACAAGGTGGTCGGGGAACACGGAGATCCCTTGCCTCCTGGACACAAGGGGGTGCTCTGGGTGAAGAGTCCCCAGGTGATGCTCGGCTACTACAAGCGCCCCGAGGCCACGGCCGAGGTGCTCAAGGACGGATGGCTCAACACGGGGGATCTGGTACGATTCACCCATGGTCGGGAGTTCGCCATAGTCGGCCGCGCAAAGGACACCATCGTGCTCCGGGGCGGAGAGAACGTGGAGCCAGGTCCCATCGAGGAGAAGCTCAAGGAGTCAGAGTTCATCGAGAACGCGATGGTGGTGGGACAGGACCAGAAGTTCCTGGGCGCCCTCATCGTCCCCAACAGGGAGCGGATAGAGGAATACGCGAGGGAGAAAGGCCTCACCTACATGGAGTACGAGGACCTGGTGGAACAGGCAGAGGTCCAGGAGGCGATCAACGACGAGATCCAGCGACTCATCAGCCCGGCCCAGGGTTTCAAACCTTTCGAGAGGATCTTCCGCTTCGAGGTCATCGCGAAACCCTTCGAAGTGGGCGTGGAGCTCACACCCTCGCTCAAGGTGAAACGCCACGTGATAAGCGAGATGTATCGCGAGAAGATAGAGAGGATGTTCTCCCGCTGACGGTCAGTTGAATCACCTCCTCAAAATCATCTCGAGAGACAAAGGAAGAGGGGCAGGCCAACGGCACTGCCCCTCTCTTGTAAGGAGAAAACCCCTTACCGTGGTCTACCAGTTGATGATCGAAAAAAAGGCCTTCTTGGGATCACCCTTTCCGTCGAAGAGGAGTGGATAGTTCTCCCTCCGCTCCTTAAGAAAGCGTCCGCCTGAGAACCCGTTGAGCCACGAATCGGGATCCGTGAGACCCCAGAACGTGACCGATGTGACCTCACCCTTGTGTTGCCGGAAGACCTCGAATATCTCCGCGTAGCGACGGGAGAGGCGCTCCTCGAGTTCAGGCGTATACTCCATCTGAGGAGTAGATGGATTGCCATCGTAGCAATCGATGTCGAGTTCGGTGATGTGGACCTCAAGCCCCATGGAGGCGAAGGTCTCGATCGTCCTCGAGATCTCGTCGACGGAGGGCCACACGAGGTTCCAGTGAGCCTGGATCCCTATGCCGTCGAGACCGGCCTCCACGAGATCGAGCTCCTCGAGCATGCGCACGATCCTCTCCCTCTTGCCGGGCTGGACCACGTTGTAGTCGTTGTAGAAGAGCTTGGCATCGGGATCCGCCATCCGCGCATACTCGAAGGCCTCCCTGATGTACTCAGGCCCTCCGTACGACTGATACCAGGGAGAAGAGGTGCGCCACTGCGATCCGTCACCCACCGCCTCGTTCACCACGTCCCAGGCATGGATCTCTCCTCGGAAGTGGCCCGCCACCGTGCTGATGTACTCCTTGAGGAGCCGCTTCGCCTCTTCCTTGGGAATTTTCCCGGGTATGAGGGAGGAGGTCTGGTTGTGCCACACGAGGGTGTGGCCTCTCACCACGGCCCCATGCTCCCGGGCGTATCGAACGAGTCGGTCTCCATAGGTGAAGTCATACGTCCCATCACGATAGATGTTCTCCGGCTTCATCCCGTTCTCTGCCGTGAACGAGTTGAAGTGCTCGAGCAACCTCTCTCCATAGGCCTGATAGAAGGGCGTGCTGTTGTACTCGCCCAGCTTCACCGCAGCACCGATGTAAAAATAGTCCTTATATACCTCTTTGAGAGGGGCATACGCCATGGAACGCTCCTTCATACCCGCGGGATAGAGGCCTCCCAGCCCCACCAGGAAGGCCATGATGAGGAGGGCACCTCTTGGTATAGGATGTGTACTTTCCGTACTTGTCTTCATCATGGGGACAAGTATACCCTGGAATCAGGATTATAGCAAGGATTTTTAAAATTCTCTTATAAAAGGCACGCCCGGGAGGTGTTCCACCTCGAGCATCCAGCCTTTCGAAGACGGGAAACCCCTCGTCTCGCCTGCTCCGTCCTTCCCCGACATGAGGGCCACGGCCCACAGGAGCGCGCCGTTACCGGGAAGATACACGGGAAGGTCGGGGCCCTGGTAGTTGTGACCGTTGGGGAGATAGGTGTTCTTGGGCGACTCCATGAGGAGGAGGTCCGGTACCCGTTCCACCTCCCCCACCCTGGCCGCTACGAGAGCCAACAAAGGAAAGTCCCATCCCCACATGCTGGGGAAGTCCCAGGAGGAAAGCACCATGCCGAGGGTCCGACGCACCACCTCTCTGTCCAACGGTGGATCCGGCAGAAGGGCAAGGGGGAAGAGCATGGAGGGATGATCCCGGTTGTGTTCGGTCCACGTGGTACTACACCGTTCGTGAGCAGGA includes these proteins:
- the fabZ gene encoding 3-hydroxyacyl-ACP dehydratase FabZ: MQDITALLPHREPFLFVEELEKVSDEEIVGYRTFTEKDFFFKGHFPGYPVVPGVILVETMAQCGGAGVREKGLIADDKLFFLATIEKAKFRRQVRPGDRVKLVITNQRISSRMIKQSGKAYVGDELAAEAEWLCLVGDVPAEVK
- a CDS encoding AMP-dependent synthetase/ligase; translation: MSTVYETLPQRMRRKILEEFPEAVALYVKDSQGVFQPTPYREWWSTVKETAAGLKDMGIERGEHVGLISDNRWEWITLDMALLSLGAVDVPRGSDSTAEEIAYILSHAECTRVIIEKPDLVKKVFSRKEQLGGLSQVILIEGTPEECELPEGVACTTFGELREKGKALLSQDPQLIDREIDQGTGDDLATIIYTSGTTGEPKGVMLPHRSFIFQIDKLKKPLDVEVGDIFLSILPIWHSFERAVDYVLMERGGAVAYSKPVGKILLEDMAKVSPQWLAAVPRVFEGIRNAVYRNVNKGPAVSRVLFHFFVGVGQLYAYFSNMFRGLLPDFLPRNRILDKVVAFLPLVLLAPFRGLGEVLVFRKLKAKLGGRFKTGVSGGGALPPHVDTFFQAVGIQVLEGYGLTETGPVLAVRNQKAPMVGTVGPLLDEVEYKVVGEHGDPLPPGHKGVLWVKSPQVMLGYYKRPEATAEVLKDGWLNTGDLVRFTHGREFAIVGRAKDTIVLRGGENVEPGPIEEKLKESEFIENAMVVGQDQKFLGALIVPNRERIEEYAREKGLTYMEYEDLVEQAEVQEAINDEIQRLISPAQGFKPFERIFRFEVIAKPFEVGVELTPSLKVKRHVISEMYREKIERMFSR
- a CDS encoding endo-1,4-beta-xylanase → MMKTSTESTHPIPRGALLIMAFLVGLGGLYPAGMKERSMAYAPLKEVYKDYFYIGAAVKLGEYNSTPFYQAYGERLLEHFNSFTAENGMKPENIYRDGTYDFTYGDRLVRYAREHGAVVRGHTLVWHNQTSSLIPGKIPKEEAKRLLKEYISTVAGHFRGEIHAWDVVNEAVGDGSQWRTSSPWYQSYGGPEYIREAFEYARMADPDAKLFYNDYNVVQPGKRERIVRMLEELDLVEAGLDGIGIQAHWNLVWPSVDEISRTIETFASMGLEVHITELDIDCYDGNPSTPQMEYTPELEERLSRRYAEIFEVFRQHKGEVTSVTFWGLTDPDSWLNGFSGGRFLKERRENYPLLFDGKGDPKKAFFSIINW